In the genome of uncultured Sphaerochaeta sp., the window TGATCCCGAGAGCTGGAACAGGAGGAATGTTCCTGTTCTTCCTCCATCAAGGCCGTAACGCTTGTTTGCCATAACCACGAGAAAAGGCAAGGCGGAGAGTATCACCCCTGAGGTGTTCACCAACAGCAAGTAGAGCCGGATGTTGCGGTCGCCTCTGATGGCCTGTGCAAACATGCCAAGCCGCTTGGACAGACTCAGGTTGTTCTTCACCGGATGTTCGCCTTCTTTCAGCATCCAGAAGCCGCTGGTGGCAAACAGCAGCAAGAGGCTTGCCATCAGGAACAGCAAACTGTAGCTGTCAGGGTAAGAAAGGTAGGAAAGTACCAGCTTCACCACAACGGAACTGATGATCAAGCCGATGCTGCTTATCAGTTGCTTTTGGGTAAGGAGCTTCTTTCTCAGGGGTTTCTCGATGGTTCCCCCAAGGATATCGGTATAGGCAATGTTTGCCCACGCTCCGCTGAAGGAGAATACGGCTATCAAAAGCAGGATGAGCCAGATTTTCCAGGCAGCGGGTTCTCCCAGATTGCGCAAGAAGATTCCCAGGCTTGCCAAGGTCGCCACTCTCAGGTAGATGCCTCCCAGAAGGGCTGGTTTCTTGTGACGCAAACCCATGATGAAGGTAGCGAACAGCAACTGCATGAAGCTGGCGAAACCCACCATGATTGCGGTGAGCAAGCCAAGGTGGAAGGTTGTGGCCCCACTCTCGGTGAGCATGGCCGGAGCAACGGTATTCACGTCAATGAAGCTCATGGTCAGCGAGAGAAACAGGGCATGAATCATGAAAGCACGATAGTTGGTGATCCTCATCAGTACATCCCTTCTTACGTTGAATATACCAAAGTAATCTGGCTTTGGGTATTGCAACGCTGAAGGACGCATACATGCTGAAACGGGATGGTCATGAACCATGCTCCGAGGTCAAACAGATCTTCTTGATTAATCCGATGCTGACTGTGTATCAAGGTTTTCAGGCATAACCAATTCTTGCGAGCTGATGATGCTGCTGCCTTGGCTTGCATAATAGTGCAGCATCTCATCCAGTTTTCGTTTGTCATAGCTGGTGATGCAATCAGAAAGGACGGTTACGTCAAATTGGGCTTTGCACATGTTGTAGCAGGTCGATTTGACGCAAGCGACGGCATCCGCTCCTGCCAGGTAGAATTCACGGATTTCCTGGGCCTTGATGTAGTCTGCAAATGCTTCCGAGCTCAATGCGTTTCCTTTGTATTTCGTAAACACATGATCTGAGACAATCTTCAAGTCGGGTACGAATTCAGCTCCCTGCGTTCCGTGTTTGAATGTTCTCGTTCCCTCGGATAGATTCTCATGGCGTATGTACACCACAGGTGTCTGTGTTGCAACTGCCCAATCGATGGCGTTGTTGATGGCAGCGATGACATCCTTGTAGTTCTTTGTGATGTCATTCTGGATATCAATGATTACCAAGGCTCTCTTCTGCATGATCTTTCCTCCTGATCCATTGTTTTGTTTCCTGGTTCATTGTACGTTTGAATTGTTGACATCAGTATGGCAAGAATAGAAAAAGTTTGGAAAATCTGGAAGGAACTCTCAGATGAAAATTGACAGGCTCGTAAGCATCATCATGGTACTCCTCGACAAAGAGCGAATAGGGGCACAGGAGTTGGCAACCATGTTTGAGGTATCACTGCGCACCATCTACCGCGATGTGGAATCCATCAGCAGAGCAGGGATTCCAGTTCTCTCAACACCGGGAGTGGGCGGCGGCTTTGAGATCATGCAGGGATACAAGCTAGACAAAAAGGTATTCTCATCTTCCGACCTCTCGGCCATCCTGATGGGACTCTCCAGCCTGTCGGACATGGTGCGGGGGGATGAAGTGGTGAATGCCCTTGCCAAAGTGAGGAGTTTCATCCCGGCCGAAGCTGCGAAAGACATTGCGCTGAAAGCAAATCAGATCCACATCGACCTCAGTCCATGGATGGGCAACAAGGAGATACCCCTGAATCTGGAATTGATCAGGACGGCATTGCAGGAGAGCAAACTGTTGTCATTTGAGTATGTGGACCACCATGGGAACAGAACTTCCCGGACTGCCGAGCCCTACCAGCTTGTACTGAAAAACAGTCATTGGTATTGGCAAGGGTATTGCCGTGCCAGGAAAGACTTCCGCTTGTTCAAGCTTTCCCGCACAACAAAGCTACGAATCATGGAGGAGTGCTTCGTTGTGCGGGAGAATCCAAAACCCCAGTTGGATATCACCGATATGGTGGAATCCATGCAAACCTTCATCACCATCCGTATCCACAAATCTGTTCTGGACAGGATGCTTGAGTACTGTACCTATGAACAGTTCACCCTAGAAGGTGATGAGCACTATTTGGTCAGCTTTCCCTTCATCGAGAATGACTACCATTATGATATTCTGTTCAGTTTTGGAGCTGCTTGTGAGTGTTTGGAACCACCGCACATCCGTGCGGAGATGCAACGTCGCATCCTTGCCATGGCGGCTTTGTATGAATCTTGAAGCAGGGATATGCGTAGAACCTGCGAGGCAAAATATCTGAAGCAATACCATCAGGAATATGCCTATCTCATTGAACACCAGTTGGGAACGTACCTTGGTCTTGGGCTTGTGCCTGGAGAGGATCTGAACCTTGGGTGTCTGGAGGAAAGCATGAATAATCTGAATTCGGTGTTGTTGGAAGGCAATCTGGTACGGGATCCTGAGGAAGTGGTTCTCGGCGAGCAAGCAACTGAGATGGCAAAGTTCTCCATCGCCGTCAACCGATTCTTCCGCAATGCAAAGTCAGAGGCAGTGGAGGAGGTGATGTTCATCACCGTGCAGGTGTGGGGAGCCTTGGCAAAAAGTTGCCTGGCATACCTGCAGAAAGGCAGGGGAGTGCGGGTAGTGGGGAGATTGCGCCAGGAGCGCTGGACGGACAAGGACGGAGGAAACCGGGAGCGGATCATCGTGGTGGCCGAGCATGTGGAGTTCAGGAAAGACCCAAATACTGCAGGCAAGCCGGAGGATACGCAAGCGCTTGATGAACTTGACCAAGTGGTTGCATTCTGAGGATATCGTGCTCATGTTGGTGTATTGGCCTCCCTTGGTAGTGACAGGGGAGGCAGCTCCGTATTGCAGTGGCAGTCTAGGTGAAAGTCTCTCCAAAGCACGCACTGTTACTTCAAAAAGTGTGAACTATAGCGTAACCATATCTGATTGCCAAACTCTTTGGTGTCGATGTTAATACGATCAACTATCACCTGAAAGAGATTTACAATTCAGGGGAATTGATGGCTGAGGCAACTATTCGAAATTTTCGAATAGTCCAAACAGAGGGTTCAATAAAGATTTTCCCGATGGTGAGTTGCCAAAGGAGATCCAACCTTTCTGGACGCCAGAATGGTATTTCTATTCCCTTTTCTGGTGGAAAGCCCTCTGGGAGAAAGAACCTGGTATTGAGATAACCGAGTTCCGTGAAATGGCCTCATGCAAACAAGCTTGGGATGATTGGCTACAATCACCTAACCCCTATGCCAAAGAAGATCTTGTCATGATGGAAGCAGGGGTAGGGAAGTATTTCAATATCATCCAAATGGTAGCTAAGAAACGGTAACAAGATTTTTCAGGATAGGATTACAATCACTGTGCTCATAGATGAAGCAAAAGACTCCATACCCTCTCTTAGGTAATAAACACCCTGTTGGGACGTACCTCAAGAGCCAGGCCTGTGCCTGGAGGGGAAGTTGACCCATGGGGGTCAGGAGGATCAATGAATAATTTGAACTCAGTACTGTTGGATGATGGGTAGTCAGAATTATTCAATACAATAAGGATGCTTAGGATAATTTAGGTGGTTATTCGCTGTTTCTAGTGGGTAAGAATCAATCGCGTATTCAAAATTGGGAGGTGTTCTGCTATGTTTAGGGCAAGGAGCAAAGCAGATGATCGACCCGCATTTCCAGAAACTATTCGCCCTTGGGCTGAACATTGAGGAGCCCTGGCGCATCACATCAATCGAGATGGAGCCGGCCAAGAAGAACCCCTCATTGATGGAACTGCACATAACGGTCGATTTCGCAGAAGGGGCGAGTTTCCCGTACCCCGGATTAGAACAGACGTGCAAGGTCCACGACACCCGGGAGAGAACCTGGAGGCATCTCAATTTCTTCCAGTATCGCTGCTACATCACGGCGAGGGTTCCCAGGATCATCACGCCCGACGGCAAGGTGAGGACCGTTGAGGTTCCCTGGGCCCGAAGCGGCAGCGGTTTCACCTTGATGATGGAGGGGGTGATACTCACCCTTGTGAAGCACATGCCGGTCAGGACCGTGGCCCGGGAGATCGGCGAGCACGACACCAAGTTGTGGCGCCTGATCGATTACCATGTGGAGGAGGCCCTCAATGGCCAGGACTTCTCGGATGTCAGTGCGATAGGGGTGGACGAGTACAGCCACAAGGGGCACAACTACATCACGGTATTCCTATCCTATCCCGACGTCGTCACCGATGAGGCCGGAAGGCGCAGGCAGGTGGGGAAAGCAAGGGTTCTCTTTGTGACGGAAGGAAAAGACAAGGATGCCGTGAAGCGTTTCCTGAGCCGCTTTGAGGAGAGGGGCGGGAGAGCCGAGCAGGTGAAGGTTGCTACCAGCGACATGATCCACGGCTACCGCAGCGCCATCGAGGAGAGCTTTCCCAATGCTGTTGTCACCGTGGACAAGTTCCATGTGGTCAAGAATTGTTCGGATGCGGTGGACAGTACCAGGAAACGGGAGCTTCGCTGCAAGGACGCAGCAAAGGCCAAGGCGCTGAAAGAGACCCGGTACATCTGGCTGAAGAACCCGGACAATCTCACCGACAAGCAACGCGAGAAGCTCGACCAGCTGCTGCAGGTCGAGTACCTGGACACGGTGCAGGCTTATGATTGCCGGCTTGAGCTTCAGGAATTCTATGAAAGCTACCGTTCCTATGACGAGGACATGGTGTCTGCCTTTGAGCGGTTGACCATCAGATTCGCCAACTCAGCGGTCATGGAAATCCGCAAGTTCGCACAGTGCCTGACCAGGAATGCGGTAGAGATTCTCAACTACTTCCAGACCTTGAGGACCAATGCCATTCTGGAGGGGTTCAACTCAAAGATAAGCATCATCAAGAGTCGGGCGAGAGGCTTCAGGAACATGAGGAACTTCATGAACATGATCTACTTCGTCTGTGGAGAATTGTCTCTCCCCCTGCAGCCAATCATGTAGAGCTACCCACTATAAACAGCGAAAGGCCGTTATTATGTTGATAAAACCTTGTGCGACACATTGTTATGTAGAGTTTCAACAGATTTCTTTACATAACAATGGTGTTTACAAAACCCTTTTCCCATCCTGAACGGATGTTCGCGAACCGGGCGATGAAATTGTGGTGAAGCCTGAATCTGGTGAAAAGCTCCGACTGCTGTATGATGTTTGCATACCGCTTTGCTATTCCAGTTGCGTTGTCGAAGAGAATGCTGTAGGGAACCCCGCCCAGATAGGTGAAGAAGTCCTGTAGGCCTTGGCATACACATTCCCCGTTCTCCCCGGGAAGGATCTCATAGAGTGCTGTATTGCTGTAGGGGAAGGACATCACCAGATAGTGCTTGCGCACATAGCTGCCGTCGGTGTCGATGAAATCGGCCTGCCCGAAATCAGCTTGGGCTTCCCCCGGATGCCAGACCAGCTTCAGGGTACCGGGCCCATTGTTGCGTCTTCTCTCGTTTCTCCATGATTTCATGTATATGCGGACCAGGATGTAGGAGTGTTCTAGTTCCTTCGCCCCGCATTCCTCTACCAAATACTCATGCATCCTCTTGGCAGTGAAACGCTGCTTGTGGAAATACTCACTCTGCTTCTCCAGCAGGCCGTCGATGATGGGCTTGTACGGATCCAGTTTGCTCGGCCTGGTCTCTTTCGCATACTGTTCGGGATCCTTGCTGAAATCCTCCTGCTGGATGTACTTGCTGATGGTTTTCCGGTCAAGACCGGTAACTTCCCTGATCTCAGCTATGGTACTTCCTTCTCTCCACATGTTCTTGATATTCTCTATCTGGGACATTTTCAACATACTCCGGTTGATCTCCTTGTCGTTTTGGCTGACAAGAAGGTAGATTCGATGGGACGACTGTTGCAAGTGTCCCTTTCATCATCACAACCAGAATAGGGAAAAGGTCACTACCATCTTAGGTATTTACACGGTACCATACACAACTGAAGGTGGATGTCTTTTTCTACAACGAGAATATCCACCTCCTCAGCCAAGCAGGGGAGTTGCTGCTTACACTCCATGCGGGCATAGCCCAGGCCGAGAGTGAGAACAAGAGCGAGAACATCAAGTGGGGCCTGAGAAGAAGCACCATGGATCCTGATAGCCCTGCATTCTCAAGAAGGTGTTATGGGTATGATCGAAATGAGGAGGAAGGACTCATCCTCAACATTGCTGAAGCCAGAATAGTCCTGAAGATCTTTGACTGGTACGAGCAAGGCTGGAGTATCGTGAGGATCAAGAAGGAACTGGAATCCTTGAAGGTTCCCTCACCAACCGGTAAGAAGAAATGGGCGGTGAAGACGATCGAGAACATCCTCACCAATGAGAAGTATACCGGTACCTCCGTCTATGGAGAAACAGAGTCCGCAGATTTTCCTTCAACCAAGAGAACGGTTCGCGACCCGTTCGAGGTCCACCGATCACGCAACCATCACATCCCAATCATCCATGAGCGCCGTTTCAAGCGTGTGCAGAAACTGAAGGCAAAACGCTCCAACATCGAGGTCGATGAGCATGGGAACAAGGTCCGAAAGAGTACTCACTACAGCTCCAAGAAGGCTGTGAATAGGACGAAGAAACCCCCTGAACCCCAAAACTAAATGGCATAAGAATCAACGGTAATGTTGAGGATGTGAGTGTGCGTAGCTTTGGTAAAAATTGACGAAATTGAGTAGTCTAAAATATCAAAAAATGATGAAAAACTGGTAAAATTTCAGAAAATTAAGTGTTAACAAAACAAACTCTTGCAAAGGGTAATCTTGTATCATGGGCAAGTTGTCATTGAGGGTAACCTCGTACAAGAAACGGATGATGCTGTTGTGATGGTTGATAGTGACTGGGCTGAGGCTTCCTGAGGCGTGCAATTCAAGCAGATAATCCCGAAAAGGTGATTCGTCAAGGGTTGCCACATCCGCCGTGCGACAGTATTCTAGGAAACGCGAGGCTGTCAACAGGTATGTCTGACATGGAGCCTTTGGTGAAGCCTCTGAGTTGCATATCTTCAAGAAGCTTTGCATTGCTTGGTCTTTGTTCATAGTTCTCTCCTGTGAATGGGTTTAGGTGCAAATGCACCTTGCCCATGATACAGGAGAGCGGAACAGGCCATCAAATATATTTTGCCAGCTAGGTACTTATCGACCCCAGGCCACCGCGTAGCGGTTTAGTTCAATATCAGAATACGAGGGGACCCCACCACGGTTGCCCCCTCTGGTTACTTGATGCCTTTCATGTCACCTATCGAAAGATTAGTACTTCTATTTATTGACAAATACTCCTCTTTTCGATTTTACTGTAACCAGTATTACATTTTCGAGGTATGAGGTACCACATGGAACATCAAGAATGGTTGACTATCAATTACTCGCTACCCAAAGAACCTTCACGTGTTAGGGTGAGCGTGTGGAGAAAGTTGAAAAAAAGCGGGGCGGTCATTCTGGGCCAATCGGTCTGGTTCTTGCCTATGAATGATAATAACGAAGCCTTCTTTCAGAAAATCTCTGCAGAAATCACATTAAACGGTGGTGAGTCCTATGTTATGCGGATGATTCCTCATAATGAAAGCACTTCCGAGCGCATCGTTGCTGCCTTTAACCAAGCCAGGGATGAAGAATACGTCGAACTATTGGAACAGTGCGACTACCTGCTTTGTGAACTTGAAAAAGAATCAGGACTTGGGAAATTCACATTCGCAGAATTGGAGGAGAATGAGGATGAATTTCAAAAATTGACCGATTGGTATCATAAAATACGTGAAAGAGATTTTCATGGGGCACCCCTGTATCTCTCTGCTGAGGAAAAGCTGGAACAATGCCGTACAAAATTGGACACGTTCAGTTGCGAGGTATATCAGCGATCCTATGAAAGTACTCAGTGAGGGAGGCCAGAGCTATGAATATGAGAGAAAGAGCGAAAAAGGTGAAAATGGATATTCCAGCCGTGTTTCTTGCACTGAGGAAACGGGAAACGCCGGTATTTGCAAAAATGTGCGCAGGAGCAACCATCATATATGCCTTTTCACCAATCGACCTCATTCCAGATTTCATTCCGGTGCTAGGGTATCTTGACGACGTGATCATTCTGCCTGCGCTTGTGGCATTGACGGTCAAACTGATTCCACACGAGGTTTTTCAACAATGTAGAATTGAATCCGAAGGCTTATGGCGAGACGGAAATCCGAAAAAATGGGTGTACGCATTGCCAATCGCAGCAATCTGGCTACTGGTCGTTTTCTTCATCATCAAATCGATTTGGTTTTAAAACTAGGAGATCGCACATGTGGAACGTCATTGTATTGGGATTTGTCAGTTTTTTTTCTGATATTAGTGCGGAGATGGTATACCCTATCATTCCGCTTTATCTCTCCTCCACATTCGGCGCGACACCAGTACTCGTCGGCATTATTGAGGGTATCGCTGAGAGTCTTGCCAGTCTTTTGAAGGTGTTCAGCGGATAC includes:
- a CDS encoding MFS transporter — its product is MRITNYRAFMIHALFLSLTMSFIDVNTVAPAMLTESGATTFHLGLLTAIMVGFASFMQLLFATFIMGLRHKKPALLGGIYLRVATLASLGIFLRNLGEPAAWKIWLILLLIAVFSFSGAWANIAYTDILGGTIEKPLRKKLLTQKQLISSIGLIISSVVVKLVLSYLSYPDSYSLLFLMASLLLLFATSGFWMLKEGEHPVKNNLSLSKRLGMFAQAIRGDRNIRLYLLLVNTSGVILSALPFLVVMANKRYGLDGGRTGTFLLFQLSGSLLATIFVNMFSKGQRYRPLLYFFIVLGAFTPLAALLLLAVPSFYPLAFLLGGASAALLHILTVGILLEISTDENRPIYIGIGGAGALMNIVYPLLAGLLLPYLGFPLVFILSSCYMLIGLYAAKHLDCGTFA
- a CDS encoding isochorismatase family cysteine hydrolase, which gives rise to MQKRALVIIDIQNDITKNYKDVIAAINNAIDWAVATQTPVVYIRHENLSEGTRTFKHGTQGAEFVPDLKIVSDHVFTKYKGNALSSEAFADYIKAQEIREFYLAGADAVACVKSTCYNMCKAQFDVTVLSDCITSYDKRKLDEMLHYYASQGSSIISSQELVMPENLDTQSASD
- a CDS encoding YafY family protein is translated as MKIDRLVSIIMVLLDKERIGAQELATMFEVSLRTIYRDVESISRAGIPVLSTPGVGGGFEIMQGYKLDKKVFSSSDLSAILMGLSSLSDMVRGDEVVNALAKVRSFIPAEAAKDIALKANQIHIDLSPWMGNKEIPLNLELIRTALQESKLLSFEYVDHHGNRTSRTAEPYQLVLKNSHWYWQGYCRARKDFRLFKLSRTTKLRIMEECFVVRENPKPQLDITDMVESMQTFITIRIHKSVLDRMLEYCTYEQFTLEGDEHYLVSFPFIENDYHYDILFSFGAACECLEPPHIRAEMQRRILAMAALYES
- a CDS encoding single-stranded DNA-binding protein, whose product is MRRTCEAKYLKQYHQEYAYLIEHQLGTYLGLGLVPGEDLNLGCLEESMNNLNSVLLEGNLVRDPEEVVLGEQATEMAKFSIAVNRFFRNAKSEAVEEVMFITVQVWGALAKSCLAYLQKGRGVRVVGRLRQERWTDKDGGNRERIIVVAEHVEFRKDPNTAGKPEDTQALDELDQVVAF
- a CDS encoding ISL3 family transposase, producing the protein MIDPHFQKLFALGLNIEEPWRITSIEMEPAKKNPSLMELHITVDFAEGASFPYPGLEQTCKVHDTRERTWRHLNFFQYRCYITARVPRIITPDGKVRTVEVPWARSGSGFTLMMEGVILTLVKHMPVRTVAREIGEHDTKLWRLIDYHVEEALNGQDFSDVSAIGVDEYSHKGHNYITVFLSYPDVVTDEAGRRRQVGKARVLFVTEGKDKDAVKRFLSRFEERGGRAEQVKVATSDMIHGYRSAIEESFPNAVVTVDKFHVVKNCSDAVDSTRKRELRCKDAAKAKALKETRYIWLKNPDNLTDKQREKLDQLLQVEYLDTVQAYDCRLELQEFYESYRSYDEDMVSAFERLTIRFANSAVMEIRKFAQCLTRNAVEILNYFQTLRTNAILEGFNSKISIIKSRARGFRNMRNFMNMIYFVCGELSLPLQPIM
- the istA gene encoding IS21 family transposase; its protein translation is MLKMSQIENIKNMWREGSTIAEIREVTGLDRKTISKYIQQEDFSKDPEQYAKETRPSKLDPYKPIIDGLLEKQSEYFHKQRFTAKRMHEYLVEECGAKELEHSYILVRIYMKSWRNERRRNNGPGTLKLVWHPGEAQADFGQADFIDTDGSYVRKHYLVMSFPYSNTALYEILPGENGECVCQGLQDFFTYLGGVPYSILFDNATGIAKRYANIIQQSELFTRFRLHHNFIARFANIRSGWEKGFVNTIVM
- a CDS encoding recombinase family protein, whose amino-acid sequence is MDVFFYNENIHLLSQAGELLLTLHAGIAQAESENKSENIKWGLRRSTMDPDSPAFSRRCYGYDRNEEEGLILNIAEARIVLKIFDWYEQGWSIVRIKKELESLKVPSPTGKKKWAVKTIENILTNEKYTGTSVYGETESADFPSTKRTVRDPFEVHRSRNHHIPIIHERRFKRVQKLKAKRSNIEVDEHGNKVRKSTHYSSKKAVNRTKKPPEPQN
- a CDS encoding phage integrase N-terminal SAM-like domain-containing protein, encoding MNKDQAMQSFLKICNSEASPKAPCQTYLLTASRFLEYCRTADVATLDESPFRDYLLELHASGSLSPVTINHHNSIIRFLYEVTLNDNLPMIQDYPLQEFVLLTLNFLKFYQFFIIF
- a CDS encoding Chromate resistance protein ChrB codes for the protein MEHQEWLTINYSLPKEPSRVRVSVWRKLKKSGAVILGQSVWFLPMNDNNEAFFQKISAEITLNGGESYVMRMIPHNESTSERIVAAFNQARDEEYVELLEQCDYLLCELEKESGLGKFTFAELEENEDEFQKLTDWYHKIRERDFHGAPLYLSAEEKLEQCRTKLDTFSCEVYQRSYESTQ
- a CDS encoding YkvA family protein, encoding MNMRERAKKVKMDIPAVFLALRKRETPVFAKMCAGATIIYAFSPIDLIPDFIPVLGYLDDVIILPALVALTVKLIPHEVFQQCRIESEGLWRDGNPKKWVYALPIAAIWLLVVFFIIKSIWF